In Cervus elaphus chromosome 24, mCerEla1.1, whole genome shotgun sequence, a single genomic region encodes these proteins:
- the ZNF501 gene encoding zinc finger protein 501 encodes MSSSQISLHMKHQRFNRRKKPSECSECGKCFTQRSSLTQHQRIHTGEKPYVCTECGTCFRKQSNLTQHLKIHTGEKPYKCNECEKAFQTKAVLIQLLRIHTGEKPYKCSECGKAFCQSPSLIKHLRVHTGEKPYKCRECGKAFSQSICLTRHQRSHSGDRPYKCNDCGKAFNQSACLMQYWRIHSEEKPYTCTKCGKAFTQNSSLVEHERTHTGEKLYKCSECEKTFRKQAHLSEHYRIHTGEKPYECADCGKSFRHSSALVRHQRLHAGE; translated from the coding sequence ATGAGTTCCAGCCAGATTTCACTGCACATGAAACATCAGAGATTTAACAGGCGGAAGAAACCTTCAGAATGTAGCGAATGTGGAAAGTGTTTTACTCAGAGATCATctcttacccagcatcagaggattcacacaggagagaagccctaCGTATGTACTGAATGTGGAACTTGTTTCCGTAAACAGTCAAATCTTACTCAACATCTTAAGattcatacaggagagaaaccttataaatgtaatgaatgtgAGAAAGCTTTTCAAACAAAAGCAGTCCTCATCCAGCTTCtgagaattcatactggggaaaaaccatataaatgcagtgaatgtggcaaagccttttgTCAGAGTCCGTCCCTTATTAAACACCTGcgagttcacactggagagaaaccctataaaTGTAGGGAGTGTGGCAAAGCCTTCAGTCAGAGTATATGCCTTACTCGTCATCAGAGAAGTCATTCTGGAGATAGACCTTATAAGTGTAATGACTGTGGGAAAGCCTTTAATCAGAGTGCATGCCTCATGCAGTATTGGAGGATCCATTCagaagagaagccctatacaTGTACCAAATGTGGTAAAGCTTTCACTCAGAACTCTTCCCTTGTTGAACACGAGAGgactcacactggagagaaactttATAAGTGTAGTGAGTGTGAAAAAACCTTCCGCAAGCAAGCACACCTTAGTGAACATTacagaattcacactggagagaaaccttatgagTGTGCTGACTGTGGGAAGTCCTTCAGGCACAGCTCAGCACTTGTGCGACATCAGAGGCTTCATGCTGGAGAATAA